One window of the Candidatus Methylomirabilota bacterium genome contains the following:
- a CDS encoding branched-chain amino acid ABC transporter permease — translation MSVRDVVAAADQLRRGAAVRHWWLGGAVLLFAAACLLPFLISGFRVFQFTQVGIYAIALLGLNILTGYNGQISLGHGAFYAVGAYTAAIMIDRWAVPYGWTVPAAGVLCFVVGFLFGIPALRLEGLYLALATFALALAVPQILKYFDDWTGGSQGIVLSKPEPPPGLPLTADQWLYFLTLAWLVALFVLAANLLRGRPGRALVAIRDHPIAAAAMGVNSALYKSLTFGVSAAYTGVAGALSALAIAFVAPDAFNVFLSITLLVGIVIGGLASISGPIFGALFIQFVPNWAQDISKAAPWAIYGVFLIGFVYVMPHGIAGAVRLAWRRLRRGAGTASGP, via the coding sequence ATGAGCGTCCGCGACGTGGTCGCCGCCGCCGACCAGCTCCGCCGCGGCGCCGCCGTCAGGCACTGGTGGCTGGGGGGCGCGGTGCTGTTGTTCGCCGCCGCCTGTCTGCTGCCCTTCCTCATCAGCGGCTTTCGCGTGTTCCAGTTCACCCAGGTAGGGATCTACGCGATCGCGCTGCTCGGTCTGAACATCCTCACCGGCTACAACGGCCAGATCTCGCTGGGGCACGGCGCGTTCTACGCCGTCGGGGCCTACACCGCGGCCATCATGATCGACCGCTGGGCGGTGCCCTACGGCTGGACGGTCCCCGCGGCCGGCGTCCTCTGCTTCGTCGTCGGGTTCCTGTTCGGCATCCCGGCCCTGCGGCTGGAGGGCCTCTATCTGGCGCTGGCCACCTTCGCCCTCGCGCTGGCGGTGCCGCAGATCTTGAAGTACTTCGACGACTGGACGGGCGGCTCGCAAGGCATCGTGCTGAGCAAGCCGGAGCCGCCGCCGGGCCTGCCGCTCACCGCCGACCAGTGGCTCTATTTCCTCACCCTGGCGTGGCTGGTCGCCCTCTTCGTGCTGGCGGCGAATCTGCTGCGCGGCCGCCCGGGCCGGGCCCTGGTGGCCATCCGCGACCACCCCATCGCCGCGGCAGCGATGGGCGTGAACAGCGCGCTCTACAAGTCGCTCACGTTCGGTGTGAGCGCCGCCTATACCGGGGTGGCCGGCGCGCTCAGCGCTCTGGCCATTGCCTTCGTGGCGCCGGACGCGTTCAATGTCTTCCTGTCGATCACGCTCCTCGTTGGCATCGTGATCGGCGGGCTGGCCTCGATCTCCGGCCCCATCTTCGGCGCGCTGTTCATCCAGTTCGTGCCGAACTGGGCCCAGGACATCTCCAAGGCGGCGCCCTGGGCCATCTACGGCGTCTTCCTCATCGGGTTCGTCTACGTGATGCCGCACGGAATCGCGGGCGCCGTGCGGCTCGCCTGGCGGCGGTTACGGCGTGGCGCCGGAACCGCGTCCGGCCCTTGA